The following coding sequences lie in one Oryctolagus cuniculus chromosome 7, mOryCun1.1, whole genome shotgun sequence genomic window:
- the IQGAP3 gene encoding ras GTPase-activating-like protein IQGAP3 isoform X3 has product MEGRGAGPGPAAYERLTAEEMDEQRRQNVAYQYLCRLEEAKRWMEACLKEELPSPVELEESLRNGVLLAKLGHCFAPSVVPLKKIYDVEQLRYQATGLHFRHTDNINFWLSAIAHIGLPSTFFPETTDIYDKKNMPRVVYCIHALSLFLFRLGLAPQIQDLYGKVKFTAEELSNMASELAKYGLQLPAFSKIGGILANELSVDEAAVHAAVLAINEAVERGVVEDTLAALQNPNALLGNLQEPLAPIYQELLAQAKLEKAANARNHDDRESQDIYDFYLTQAEIQGNINHVNVHGALEVVDDALERQSPEALLEALQDPALALRGVRRDFADWYLEQLSSDREQKAQELGLVELLDKEEVQAGVAAANRKGEQEQAMLQAVRRINRAIQRGAAADTARELMCPEAQLPPVYPCAAAVYQRELAVLQRQQQGELSQEELFVAVEMLSAVVLINQALEAKDTSGFWSSLGSPATGLAEVEAENAQRYFDALVKLRQVRGVDGAFLSWNDLQATVSQVNAQVQEETDQVLAVSLINEALDQDSPEKTLSALLLPTAGLDSVSLPVAPRYHLLLVAAKRQKAQATGDPGAVLWLEEIRQGVVRANQDTDTAQRMALGVAAINQAIKEGKAAQTERVLRNPSVGLRGVVPDCADGYQRALEGAVAKKRRPGDTAFWVQHDMKDGTAYYFHLQTFQGAWERPPDCRLNTAHLTREEIQSAVTKVTAAHDRQQLWKANVGLVIRLQARLRGFLVRQKFAERSHFLRTWLPAVVKIQAHWRGHRQRRSYLKRLQYLKANVDAVIKIQAWARMWAARRQYLRRLRYFQKHVDSVVKIQAFFRARKARDDYRMLVHAAHPPLSVVRRFAHLLNQSQQDFSAEAELLQLQEEVVRKIRSNQQLEQDLNLMDIKIGLLVRNRITLQEVVSHCKKLTKKNKEQLSDMMVLDKQKGLKSLSKEKRQKLEAYQHLFYLLQTQPIYLAKLIFQMPQNRTTKFMEAVIFSLYNYASNRREAYLLLQLFKTALQEEIKSKVEQPQDVVTGNPTVVRLVVRFYRNERGQSALREILGKVIQDVLEDKTLSVHTDPVHLYKTWINQTEAQTGQRSQLPYDVTPEQALSHPEVQRRLDISLRNLLAMTDKFLAAIISSVDQIPYGMRYVAKVLKTTLAEKFPDATETEVYKVVGNLLYYRFLNPAVVAPDAFDIVAMAAGGALAAPQRHALGAVAQLLQHAAAGKAFSGENGHLRVLNDYLEETHHKFRKFVCRACQVPEPEERFAMDEYSDMVAVAKPVVYITVGELVNTHRLLLEHQDWIAPDHRDPLHELLEDLGELPTVPDLIGENIAADGHMDLSKLEMSLSLTNKFEGLEADADDTSTRSLLLSTKQMLADIIQFHPGDSLTEILSLSASREQEVAHKRLMCRRQACEAQTPEPLRRHRSLTAHSLLPLAEKQRRVLRNLRRLEGLGLVSARDGYQGLVDELAKDIRNQRRHRQRRKAELLKLQATIQGLNAKTTFYEEQGDYYSQYIQACLGHLAPSSKSAGKGKKQPSLHYTAAQLLEKGVLVEIEDLPASHFRNVIFDITPGDEAGKFEVSAKFLGVDMERFQLHYQDLLQLQYEGVAIMKLFNKAKVNVNLLIFLLNKKFLRK; this is encoded by the exons ACCTTCTTCCCCGAGACCACGGACATCTATGACAAGAAGAACATGCCCCGGGTGGTCTACTGCATCCATGCTCTCAG TCTCTTCCTCTTTCGGCTGGGATTAGCGCCTCAGATACAGGATCTGTACGGCAAAGTGAAATTCACAG CCGAGGAACTCAGCAACATGGCCTCTGAACTGGCCAAGTATGGCCTCCAGCTGCCTGCCTTCAGCAAGATCGGGGGCATCCTGGCCAATGAGCTCTCGGTAGATGAGGCTGCAG tCCATGCCGCTGTCCTTGCCATCAATGAGGCAGTGGAGCGAGGGGTGGTCGAGGACACGCTGGCTGCCTTGCAGAATCCCAATGCTCTTCTGGGGAATCTTCAAGAGCCTCTGGCACCCATTtaccaggagctgctggcccaggccaagctGGAGAAGGCTGCCAACGCCAGGAACCAC gatgacagagagagcCAGGATATCTACGACTTCTACCTCACGCAGGCTGAAATCCAGGGCAACATCAACCATGTCAATG TCCATGGGGCTCTAGAAGTTGTTGATGATGCCCTGGAAAGACAGAGCCCTGAGGCCCTGCTCGAGGCCCTTCAagaccctgccctggccctccgAGGGGTGAGGAGAGACTTTGCCGACTGGTACCTGGAACAGCTGAGCTCAGACAGAGAGCAGAAAGCACAG GAGCTGGGCCTGGTGGAGCTTCTGGACAAAGAAGAGGTCCAGGCTGGCGTGGCCGCAGCCAACAGGAAGGGAGAGCAGGAGCAAGCCA TGCTCCAGGCTGTGCGGCGGATCAACAGAGCCATCCAGAGGGGCGCGGCGGCCGACACTGCGAGGGAGCTGATGTGCCCCGAAGCCCAGCTGCCTCCCGTGTACCCTTGTGCCGCGGCCGTGTACCAGCGGGAGCTGGCGGTGCTCCAGCGGCAGCAGCAGGGC GAGCTCAGCCAGGAGGAGCTCTTTGTGGCCGTGGAGATGCTGTCAGCTGTGGTCCTGATcaaccaggccctggaggccaaGGACACCAGCGGCTTCTGGAGCAGTCTGGGGAGCCCCGCCACAGGCCTGGCGGAGGTGGAAGCGGAAAATGCTCAGCG GTACTTTGATGCCCTGGTGAAGCTGCGACAGGTGCGTGGAGTGGACGGGGCTTTCCTGAGCTGGAATGACCTGCAGGCCACTGTGAGCCAGGTCAATGCCCAAGTCCAAGAAGAGACCGACC AGGTGCTCGCCGTCAGCCTCATCAACGAGGCTCTGGACCAGGACAGCCCTGAGAAGACCCTCTctgccctgctgcttcccacggcTGGCCTGGACAGCGTTAGCCTTCCTGTGGCCCCTCGGTACCATCTGCTCCTCGTGGCAGCCAAAAGGCAGAAGGCCCAG GCAACAGGGGAtcctggagctgtgctgtggcTGGAGGAGATCCGCCAAGGAGTGGTCAGAGCcaaccaggacacagacacagctCAGAGAA TGGCCCTTGGCGTGGCCGCCATCAATCAAGCCATCAAGGAAGGCAAGGCAGCCCAGACAGAGCGGGTGCTGAGGAATCCCTCGGTAGGCCTCCGTGGGGTAGTTCCAGACTGTGCCGACGGCTACCAGCGAGCCCTGGAAGGTGCCGTGGCAAAGAAGCGGCGTCCAG GGGACACAGCTTTCTGGGTTCAACATGACATGAAGGATGGCACCGCCTACTACTTCCACCTGCAGACCTTCCAGGGGGCCTGGGAGCGCCCCCCTGACTGCCGCCTCAACACTGCCCACCTGACTCGGGAGGAGATCCAG TCAGCCGTCACCAAGGTCACGGCCGCCCATGACCGCCAGCAGCTCTGGAAGGCCAATGTGGGCCTCGTCATCCGGCTGCAGGCCCGCCTCCGTGGCTTTCTAGTCCGGCAGAAGTTCGCCGAGCGCTCCCACTTCCTGAGGACCTGGCTCCCGGCAGTCGTCAAGATCCAG GCTCACTGGCGGGGTCACAGACAGCGCAGGAGTTACCTGAAGAGGCTGCAGTATCTAAAAGCAAACGTGGATGCCGTGATCAAG ATCCAGGCCTGGGCCCGGATGTGGGCAGCTCGGAGGCAATACCTGAGGCGTCTGCGCTACTTCCAGAAGCAT GTTGACTCCGTCGTGAAGATCCAGGCATTTTTCCGTGCCCGGAAAGCCCGGGATGACTACAGGATGTTAG TACACGCAGCCCACCCTCCTCTCAGTGTGGTCCGCAGATTTGCCCACCTCTTGAATCAAAGCCAGCAGGACTTCTCGGCTGAGGCggagctgctgcagctccaggagGAGGTGGTCAGGAAGATCCGGTCCAATCAGCAGCTGGAGCAGGACCTCAACCTCATGGACATCAAGATTGGCCTGCTGGTGAGGAACCGGATCACGCTGCAG gaggTGGTCTCCCACTGCAAGAAGCTGACCAAGAAGAATAAGGAGCAGCTGTCGGATATGATGGTTCTGGACAAGCAGAAGGGATTAAAGTCGCTGAGCAAAGAGAAACGGCAAAAACTAGAAGCTTACCAACACCTCTTCTACCTGCTCCAG ACCCAGCCCATCTACCTGGCCAAGCTGATCTTTCAGATGCCACAGAACAGAACCACCAAGTTCATGGAGGCGGTGATTTTCAGCCTGTACAACTATGCGTCCAACCGCCGAGAGGCCTATCTCCTGCTCCAGCTCTTCAAGACGGCGCTCCAGGAGGAAATCAA GTCCAAGGTGGAGCAGCCCCAGGATGTGGTGACTGGCAACCCGACGGTCGTGAGGCTGGTGGTGAGATTCTACCGTAACGAGCGGGGACAGAGCGCCCTGCGGGAGATCCTGGGCAAGGTCATCCAGGACGTGCTGGAGGACAAGACACTCAGCGTCCACACAGACCCTGTCCACCTCTACAAGACCTGGATCAACCAGACAGAGGCCCAGACAGGGCAGCGCAG CCAACTCCCTTATGACGTCACCCCTGAGCAGGCCTTGAGCCACCCTGAGGTCCAGAGACGACTGGACATTTCCCTGCGCAACCTCCTGGCCATGACTGATAAGTTCCTGGCAGCCATCATCTCATCAGTGGACCAAATTCC GTATGGGATGCGATATGTGGCCAAAGTTCTGAAGACAACTCTGGCAGAGAAGTTCCCGGATGCCACAGAGACCGAAGTCTATAAG GTGGTGGGGAACCTCCTGTACTACCGCTTCCTGAACCCCGCTGTGGTGGCCCCTGATGCCTTCGACATTGTGGCCATGGCCGCAGGCGGTGCCCTGGCTGCCCCCCAGCGCCAcgccctgggggctgtggctcAGCTCCTGCAGCACGCGGCAGCCGGCAAGGCCTTCTCCGGGGAGAATGGGCACCTGAGGGTCCTGAACGACTATCTGGAGGAGACGCACCACAAGTTCAG GAAGTTCGTGTGCAGAGCCTGCCAGGTGCCTGAGCCAGAGGAGCGCTTTGCGATGGACGAGTACTCAGACATGGTGGCTGTGGCCAAGCCCGTGGTGTACATCACCGTGGGGGAGCTGGTCAACACGCACAGG CTGTTGCTGGAGCACCAGGACTGGATCGCCCCTGACCACCGGGACCCCCTGCACGAGCTCCTAGAGGACCTTGGGGAGCTGCCCACTGTCCCTGACCTCATCG GGGAGAACATAGCTGCAGATGGACACATGGACCTGAGCAAGCTCGAAATGTCCCTGTCACTCACCAACAAGTTTGAAGGGCTGGAGGCGGATGCCGACGATACCAGCACCCGGAGTCTGCTTCTGAG CACCAAGCAGATGCTGGCCGATATCATCCAGTTCCACCCCGGGGACTCCCTCACGGAGATCCTGTCCCTCTCGGCCTCCAGAGAGCAG GAAGTGGCCCACAAGCggctgatgtgccggcgccaggCCTGTgaggcccagaccccagagccGCTGCGACGACACCGCTCGCTGACAGCTCACTCCCTCCTGCCGCTGGCAGAGAAGCAACGGCGCGTCCTGCGGAACCTGCGCCGCCTCGAGGGCCTGGGCCTGGTCAGCGCCCGTGACGGCTACCAGGGGCTAGTGGACGAACTGGCCAAG GACATCCGCAACCAGCGCAGGCACCGGCAGCGGCGGAAGGCAGAGCTGCTGAAGCTTCAGGCCACCATCCAGGGCCTAAACGCCAAGACCACCTTCTATGAGGAGCAGGGCGACTACTACAGCCAGTACATCCAGGCCTGCCTGGGCCACCTGGCCCCCAGCTCCAA GAGTGCTGGCAAGGGGAAGAAGCAGCCATCTCTCCATTACACGGCAGCCCAGCTCCTGGAGAAGGGGGTGCTGGTGGAAATTGAAGATCTGCCCGCCTCTCA CTTCAGAAACGTCATCTTTGACATCACGCCTGGAGATGAGGCCGGGAAGTTTGAAGTGAGCGCCAAGTTCCTGGGTGTGGACATGGAGCGGTTCCAGCTGCACTACCAG GACCTCCTGCAGCTCCAGTATGAGGGTGTGGCTATCATGAAACTCTTTAACAAGGCCAAGGTCAATGTCAACCTTCTCATCTTCCTCCTCAACAAGAAGTTCTTGCGGAAATGA
- the IQGAP3 gene encoding ras GTPase-activating-like protein IQGAP3 isoform X4: MLSLIQEFSWMEACLKEELPSPVELEESLRNGVLLAKLGHCFAPSVVPLKKIYDVEQLRYQATGLHFRHTDNINFWLSAIAHIGLPSTFFPETTDIYDKKNMPRVVYCIHALSLFLFRLGLAPQIQDLYGKVKFTAEELSNMASELAKYGLQLPAFSKIGGILANELSVDEAAVHAAVLAINEAVERGVVEDTLAALQNPNALLGNLQEPLAPIYQELLAQAKLEKAANARNHFLQDDRESQDIYDFYLTQAEIQGNINHVNVHGALEVVDDALERQSPEALLEALQDPALALRGVRRDFADWYLEQLSSDREQKAQELGLVELLDKEEVQAGVAAANRKGEQEQAMLQAVRRINRAIQRGAAADTARELMCPEAQLPPVYPCAAAVYQRELAVLQRQQQGELSQEELFVAVEMLSAVVLINQALEAKDTSGFWSSLGSPATGLAEVEAENAQRYFDALVKLRQVRGVDGAFLSWNDLQATVSQVNAQVQEETDQVLAVSLINEALDQDSPEKTLSALLLPTAGLDSVSLPVAPRYHLLLVAAKRQKAQATGDPGAVLWLEEIRQGVVRANQDTDTAQRMALGVAAINQAIKEGKAAQTERVLRNPSVGLRGVVPDCADGYQRALEGAVAKKRRPGDTAFWVQHDMKDGTAYYFHLQTFQGAWERPPDCRLNTAHLTREEIQSAVTKVTAAHDRQQLWKANVGLVIRLQARLRGFLVRQKFAERSHFLRTWLPAVVKIQAHWRGHRQRRSYLKRLQYLKANVDAVIKIQAWARMWAARRQYLRRLRYFQKHVDSVVKIQAFFRARKARDDYRMLVHAAHPPLSVVRRFAHLLNQSQQDFSAEAELLQLQEEVVRKIRSNQQLEQDLNLMDIKIGLLVRNRITLQEVVSHCKKLTKKNKEQLSDMMVLDKQKGLKSLSKEKRQKLEAYQHLFYLLQTQPIYLAKLIFQMPQNRTTKFMEAVIFSLYNYASNRREAYLLLQLFKTALQEEIKSKVEQPQDVVTGNPTVVRLVVRFYRNERGQSALREILGKVIQDVLEDKTLSVHTDPVHLYKTWINQTEAQTGQRSQLPYDVTPEQALSHPEVQRRLDISLRNLLAMTDKFLAAIISSVDQIPYGMRYVAKVLKTTLAEKFPDATETEVYKVVGNLLYYRFLNPAVVAPDAFDIVAMAAGGALAAPQRHALGAVAQLLQHAAAGKAFSGENGHLRVLNDYLEETHHKFRKFVCRACQVPEPEERFAMDEYSDMVAVAKPVVYITVGELVNTHRLLLEHQDWIAPDHRDPLHELLEDLGELPTVPDLIGENIAADGHMDLSKLEMSLSLTNKFEGLEADADDTSTRSLLLSTKQMLADIIQFHPGDSLTEILSLSASREQEVAHKRLMCRRQACEAQTPEPLRRHRSLTAHSLLPLAEKQRRVLRNLRRLEGLGLVSARDGYQGLVDELAKDIRNQRRHRQRRKAELLKLQATIQGLNAKTTFYEEQGDYYSQYIQACLGHLAPSSKSAGKGKKQPSLHYTAAQLLEKGVLVEIEDLPASHFRNVIFDITPGDEAGKFEVSAKFLGVDMERFQLHYQDLLQLQYEGVAIMKLFNKAKVNVNLLIFLLNKKFLRK, from the exons ACCTTCTTCCCCGAGACCACGGACATCTATGACAAGAAGAACATGCCCCGGGTGGTCTACTGCATCCATGCTCTCAG TCTCTTCCTCTTTCGGCTGGGATTAGCGCCTCAGATACAGGATCTGTACGGCAAAGTGAAATTCACAG CCGAGGAACTCAGCAACATGGCCTCTGAACTGGCCAAGTATGGCCTCCAGCTGCCTGCCTTCAGCAAGATCGGGGGCATCCTGGCCAATGAGCTCTCGGTAGATGAGGCTGCAG tCCATGCCGCTGTCCTTGCCATCAATGAGGCAGTGGAGCGAGGGGTGGTCGAGGACACGCTGGCTGCCTTGCAGAATCCCAATGCTCTTCTGGGGAATCTTCAAGAGCCTCTGGCACCCATTtaccaggagctgctggcccaggccaagctGGAGAAGGCTGCCAACGCCAGGAACCAC TTTTtgcaggatgacagagagagcCAGGATATCTACGACTTCTACCTCACGCAGGCTGAAATCCAGGGCAACATCAACCATGTCAATG TCCATGGGGCTCTAGAAGTTGTTGATGATGCCCTGGAAAGACAGAGCCCTGAGGCCCTGCTCGAGGCCCTTCAagaccctgccctggccctccgAGGGGTGAGGAGAGACTTTGCCGACTGGTACCTGGAACAGCTGAGCTCAGACAGAGAGCAGAAAGCACAG GAGCTGGGCCTGGTGGAGCTTCTGGACAAAGAAGAGGTCCAGGCTGGCGTGGCCGCAGCCAACAGGAAGGGAGAGCAGGAGCAAGCCA TGCTCCAGGCTGTGCGGCGGATCAACAGAGCCATCCAGAGGGGCGCGGCGGCCGACACTGCGAGGGAGCTGATGTGCCCCGAAGCCCAGCTGCCTCCCGTGTACCCTTGTGCCGCGGCCGTGTACCAGCGGGAGCTGGCGGTGCTCCAGCGGCAGCAGCAGGGC GAGCTCAGCCAGGAGGAGCTCTTTGTGGCCGTGGAGATGCTGTCAGCTGTGGTCCTGATcaaccaggccctggaggccaaGGACACCAGCGGCTTCTGGAGCAGTCTGGGGAGCCCCGCCACAGGCCTGGCGGAGGTGGAAGCGGAAAATGCTCAGCG GTACTTTGATGCCCTGGTGAAGCTGCGACAGGTGCGTGGAGTGGACGGGGCTTTCCTGAGCTGGAATGACCTGCAGGCCACTGTGAGCCAGGTCAATGCCCAAGTCCAAGAAGAGACCGACC AGGTGCTCGCCGTCAGCCTCATCAACGAGGCTCTGGACCAGGACAGCCCTGAGAAGACCCTCTctgccctgctgcttcccacggcTGGCCTGGACAGCGTTAGCCTTCCTGTGGCCCCTCGGTACCATCTGCTCCTCGTGGCAGCCAAAAGGCAGAAGGCCCAG GCAACAGGGGAtcctggagctgtgctgtggcTGGAGGAGATCCGCCAAGGAGTGGTCAGAGCcaaccaggacacagacacagctCAGAGAA TGGCCCTTGGCGTGGCCGCCATCAATCAAGCCATCAAGGAAGGCAAGGCAGCCCAGACAGAGCGGGTGCTGAGGAATCCCTCGGTAGGCCTCCGTGGGGTAGTTCCAGACTGTGCCGACGGCTACCAGCGAGCCCTGGAAGGTGCCGTGGCAAAGAAGCGGCGTCCAG GGGACACAGCTTTCTGGGTTCAACATGACATGAAGGATGGCACCGCCTACTACTTCCACCTGCAGACCTTCCAGGGGGCCTGGGAGCGCCCCCCTGACTGCCGCCTCAACACTGCCCACCTGACTCGGGAGGAGATCCAG TCAGCCGTCACCAAGGTCACGGCCGCCCATGACCGCCAGCAGCTCTGGAAGGCCAATGTGGGCCTCGTCATCCGGCTGCAGGCCCGCCTCCGTGGCTTTCTAGTCCGGCAGAAGTTCGCCGAGCGCTCCCACTTCCTGAGGACCTGGCTCCCGGCAGTCGTCAAGATCCAG GCTCACTGGCGGGGTCACAGACAGCGCAGGAGTTACCTGAAGAGGCTGCAGTATCTAAAAGCAAACGTGGATGCCGTGATCAAG ATCCAGGCCTGGGCCCGGATGTGGGCAGCTCGGAGGCAATACCTGAGGCGTCTGCGCTACTTCCAGAAGCAT GTTGACTCCGTCGTGAAGATCCAGGCATTTTTCCGTGCCCGGAAAGCCCGGGATGACTACAGGATGTTAG TACACGCAGCCCACCCTCCTCTCAGTGTGGTCCGCAGATTTGCCCACCTCTTGAATCAAAGCCAGCAGGACTTCTCGGCTGAGGCggagctgctgcagctccaggagGAGGTGGTCAGGAAGATCCGGTCCAATCAGCAGCTGGAGCAGGACCTCAACCTCATGGACATCAAGATTGGCCTGCTGGTGAGGAACCGGATCACGCTGCAG gaggTGGTCTCCCACTGCAAGAAGCTGACCAAGAAGAATAAGGAGCAGCTGTCGGATATGATGGTTCTGGACAAGCAGAAGGGATTAAAGTCGCTGAGCAAAGAGAAACGGCAAAAACTAGAAGCTTACCAACACCTCTTCTACCTGCTCCAG ACCCAGCCCATCTACCTGGCCAAGCTGATCTTTCAGATGCCACAGAACAGAACCACCAAGTTCATGGAGGCGGTGATTTTCAGCCTGTACAACTATGCGTCCAACCGCCGAGAGGCCTATCTCCTGCTCCAGCTCTTCAAGACGGCGCTCCAGGAGGAAATCAA GTCCAAGGTGGAGCAGCCCCAGGATGTGGTGACTGGCAACCCGACGGTCGTGAGGCTGGTGGTGAGATTCTACCGTAACGAGCGGGGACAGAGCGCCCTGCGGGAGATCCTGGGCAAGGTCATCCAGGACGTGCTGGAGGACAAGACACTCAGCGTCCACACAGACCCTGTCCACCTCTACAAGACCTGGATCAACCAGACAGAGGCCCAGACAGGGCAGCGCAG CCAACTCCCTTATGACGTCACCCCTGAGCAGGCCTTGAGCCACCCTGAGGTCCAGAGACGACTGGACATTTCCCTGCGCAACCTCCTGGCCATGACTGATAAGTTCCTGGCAGCCATCATCTCATCAGTGGACCAAATTCC GTATGGGATGCGATATGTGGCCAAAGTTCTGAAGACAACTCTGGCAGAGAAGTTCCCGGATGCCACAGAGACCGAAGTCTATAAG GTGGTGGGGAACCTCCTGTACTACCGCTTCCTGAACCCCGCTGTGGTGGCCCCTGATGCCTTCGACATTGTGGCCATGGCCGCAGGCGGTGCCCTGGCTGCCCCCCAGCGCCAcgccctgggggctgtggctcAGCTCCTGCAGCACGCGGCAGCCGGCAAGGCCTTCTCCGGGGAGAATGGGCACCTGAGGGTCCTGAACGACTATCTGGAGGAGACGCACCACAAGTTCAG GAAGTTCGTGTGCAGAGCCTGCCAGGTGCCTGAGCCAGAGGAGCGCTTTGCGATGGACGAGTACTCAGACATGGTGGCTGTGGCCAAGCCCGTGGTGTACATCACCGTGGGGGAGCTGGTCAACACGCACAGG CTGTTGCTGGAGCACCAGGACTGGATCGCCCCTGACCACCGGGACCCCCTGCACGAGCTCCTAGAGGACCTTGGGGAGCTGCCCACTGTCCCTGACCTCATCG GGGAGAACATAGCTGCAGATGGACACATGGACCTGAGCAAGCTCGAAATGTCCCTGTCACTCACCAACAAGTTTGAAGGGCTGGAGGCGGATGCCGACGATACCAGCACCCGGAGTCTGCTTCTGAG CACCAAGCAGATGCTGGCCGATATCATCCAGTTCCACCCCGGGGACTCCCTCACGGAGATCCTGTCCCTCTCGGCCTCCAGAGAGCAG GAAGTGGCCCACAAGCggctgatgtgccggcgccaggCCTGTgaggcccagaccccagagccGCTGCGACGACACCGCTCGCTGACAGCTCACTCCCTCCTGCCGCTGGCAGAGAAGCAACGGCGCGTCCTGCGGAACCTGCGCCGCCTCGAGGGCCTGGGCCTGGTCAGCGCCCGTGACGGCTACCAGGGGCTAGTGGACGAACTGGCCAAG GACATCCGCAACCAGCGCAGGCACCGGCAGCGGCGGAAGGCAGAGCTGCTGAAGCTTCAGGCCACCATCCAGGGCCTAAACGCCAAGACCACCTTCTATGAGGAGCAGGGCGACTACTACAGCCAGTACATCCAGGCCTGCCTGGGCCACCTGGCCCCCAGCTCCAA GAGTGCTGGCAAGGGGAAGAAGCAGCCATCTCTCCATTACACGGCAGCCCAGCTCCTGGAGAAGGGGGTGCTGGTGGAAATTGAAGATCTGCCCGCCTCTCA CTTCAGAAACGTCATCTTTGACATCACGCCTGGAGATGAGGCCGGGAAGTTTGAAGTGAGCGCCAAGTTCCTGGGTGTGGACATGGAGCGGTTCCAGCTGCACTACCAG GACCTCCTGCAGCTCCAGTATGAGGGTGTGGCTATCATGAAACTCTTTAACAAGGCCAAGGTCAATGTCAACCTTCTCATCTTCCTCCTCAACAAGAAGTTCTTGCGGAAATGA